In Setaria italica strain Yugu1 chromosome IX, Setaria_italica_v2.0, whole genome shotgun sequence, the genomic stretch tctatatttagtactccatgcatgtaccgcaagtttgatgtgacaaggaatcttctttttgcatagtgtcaaagttggaagtttatAGGGAACTAAACATAGCCTTAGCAGAGTGATGTACAGAGTTGGGTGCATTACTTCCAAAAAGTAACCATGCGTCCTTGCCTTAATCCATATACCTTGCAACAAAGGTTGAGCGTTTACGCACCAGTTTCAGCAAACCTCTCGCAGGAAAACATTGGAAAGCACAAAATCTGAACCATAGCCATCAGTGCTGTGCTGTCATCTATCCCTCCTGAAGTCCGGATAaacgaacgaacgaacgaaTGGCAGTTCCGCCGTTTCTTCTGTTTTTACTCTCTTTTGGGCTTCGTGGTAGGCTTATAGCCCAAGAGCCGTAGGATGCTTGTTTCGGGCCTCTCAGATCCGTCCGATCAGGCGTTCCCCTACACACACGTTCATCATTATATAGGCCCATTACGAAATCAGGCCTTCCCTCCTCAAAAGTAGTTTGCTACAGTACAGCCCAACTCGTGGCAATAACATTCCAAAGTTCAAACCCTGTGAAAGAAACGGCAATAGCAAATTTGGAAAATTCTAGTTTGCACTATCGAAGCATGCAAGAAGATGACCGGTCGGAGGTGGGTGCTGGTTTCGCAGCTGGTTGCACGACCAAACAGCTTAGAGCATAAAtgtgctccctccgttccaaattataaatcattttaatttttttgaaaattaaaaCATCTCGATCAAATATATACAATAAAGCACTAACATTTATAATACCAAATAACTACTATTAGATTCTCcactaaatatattttcatattatATCTATTATGTGCTataaatttttgtaattttttctataattttggtcaaatatgAAATGATCTGACTCTCCAAGTTGCagtgacctacaatttgaaatggaagaAGTACAACGCAAACCTTTAGTAGCTGATCTGCGTGCCACGTGTATAGAAGAGTCGCAACGCAACAGCATATCCATCACTGGGATTCCGTCTGATCTGATCTTGTGTTACTTGAAGCAATTTCTCAACTCCCATCGCTCTTGAGTCTTTGACCCTACAACTCTTTTTTAGAGTATTTGACCCTAAAACTATAATAGCAAAAAAAAGAatctaaaaaataaagaaagaaaaacatttTATTACTAgatcaaaacaaaaacaaaatggcAAAGACCTGAACCCAAACCTCGTGGTTGGTTCCATTCCATATAGATCGAAGCATCGGAACCCAAACGGCCAAACCCACCACACCCAGACCCAGCCCAGCCGGCACCTTCTTCCCCGTCACGGTGATCCCACCAAGACACGCAGAGGGGGGAAGAAAACGTGCGCTCTCTCCGTCTCCTCCCAATGCGGCGcctcgctctcctcctcctgccgctgctcctcgccgccggcgccgcggcggcggcgacccctcCCCCATCCCCTCCCACTCCAActcccactccgccgccgccgcacaagAACGCGACCCTCGCCGAGCTCCTCCCGCTGTACGGCCTGCCCCCGGGCGTCTTCCCGTCGACCGTCACCGCCTTCTCGCTCGCTGACAACGGAAGCCTCGCCGTCGACCTCGCGGGGCCCTGCTACGTCCACTTCGGGTACCTCACCTACTTCCAGCCCCGCGTCACGGGGGTGCTCCGCTACGGCTCCCTCTCCGGCCTCGAGGGCGTCCAGGTCCGCCGCTTCCTCTTCTGGTTCAACGTCATCCGCATCAAGGTCgacctgcccccgccgccgagcTACGTCTACCTCGACATCGGGTGGATCACGCGCAGGCTACCCGCCGCCGACTTCCAGTCCATCCACTCCTGCGAGGCCTCCAACCGCTGCCGCCTCTCctccgcgctcgccgtcgccgccaaaTGGTTCCAGGTAGGAACAGTTTCCCCTCCTCGCCGGGTACTTTGTTGTCACGTGCAGCCATTGGCATTCAGTCAGTTCCTTGTTTGAGCTTATCGGGTTTTCTGTGGTGAACTTGGTCCCTAATTACAAATTAAGTTCCTAACGAGCGACGTGCCAGTTCAATTTCCTGGCTATGTTTTCTTGTTGGGTCGTGAATCCGAGCAGAAAGGTGCCCGTACGCCACTCTTGTTCTTTCTAGAGGCTTGCTTGATGTCGATGGTAGTTGGTTTTGAGTTTTGACTTTCTATAGACTAGGGAGGTAGCGTGGTTGTGAAGGAAAAAAACCGAGGATTGCTTATTGCGGATAATCTGACATTGGGTATTAAAGGAACGGCACGTGATTGTAAAATAATATGCCTGACTGCATCCTGTGGAAGTTCTTCAGAGTGGTCCTAAGCATATTTTTTGTTCAGTATTAATGCATCATGTGCTGACTTTGGGATGGGAAGGTACTCCATTAGATAACCAGCGTGCTAAAGATCTCACAAAGTGCCATGACCATAGGCCATTCATCTGTCAGGTTTACTAACCTTCTGCCACGGAGGGCAATTTAGGAGGGGACGAACCCCTCAAATCCTTACTTATGCTTGCTTGAtgagggggagggggaagggCCAATCTATAGGGCCGCCCAATGCACAATTTTGTTTTGAGATCATGATTTGCTACCACAGGACCGGTATAGTCCAGAAACTTGTTTCTCCCAATGAGATTGAGGAGTGAGGTTGTGAGACAAGTCAAGTAGTGTCACACAATTACCCAAAGGAGATATTCTACCTATATGTGATTTCCTTATATTGTGACATTGTGTGATTGCCTGGTTGGTACCACTGATGGATTTGTAAGCTTATGAAACTTATTAGCCCTGCGATTGCTGAGGTTTCTTGAGTTGTCTTTGTGAACAAGTCCAAGCGTATTGCTCTACTGTTATTAGCCCTGTGGTTGCTG encodes the following:
- the LOC101768111 gene encoding uncharacterized protein LOC101768111 yields the protein MRRLALLLLPLLLAAGAAAAATPPPSPPTPTPTPPPPHKNATLAELLPLYGLPPGVFPSTVTAFSLADNGSLAVDLAGPCYVHFGYLTYFQPRVTGVLRYGSLSGLEGVQVRRFLFWFNVIRIKVDLPPPPSYVYLDIGWITRRLPAADFQSIHSCEASNRCRLSSALAVAAKWFQDFFAQF